From the genome of Ziziphus jujuba cultivar Dongzao chromosome 6, ASM3175591v1, one region includes:
- the LOC132804325 gene encoding eukaryotic translation initiation factor 2 subunit alpha homolog: protein MPHKFYHGHTGRVWNVTKCTIGVEVNKQEQGISVLDNAIVVCTQAIEQHKGKLTVKEASRAVSERDDKLLAEHMAKLQNANEEVSGDEDSEEEEDTGMGKLIWRTPVVGLQSENAAQILTIIFF from the exons ATGCCCCACAAGTTCTACCATGGCCACACTGGTCGTGTCTGGAACGTCACCAAGTGCACCATTGGCGTTGAGGTCAACAAGCAA GAACAAGGAATATCAGTTCTTGACAATGCAATTGTAGTTTGTACCCAAGCAATAGAACAACACAAGGGGAAACTTACTGTGAAGGAGGCATCCAGAGCC GTGAGTGAACGGGATGATAAATTACTTGCTGAGCACATGGCTAAATTACAAAATGCAAATGAGGAGGTGAGTGGTGACGAGGACAGCGAGGAAGAGGAAGACACGGGAATGGGGAAGTTGATATGGAGAACGCCGGTAGTGGGATTACAGAGTGAAAATGCGGCACAGATACtgacaattatatttttttga
- the LOC107430820 gene encoding 7-deoxyloganetic acid glucosyltransferase: protein MEQPHVIVHPLPVQGHIKPMLCLAQLLSEAGLYTTFLITHHAQKRMANFPALTTQFPNIHFEFISDGFPDDHPRDVNSGFFSDIKIKTKPHFKQFLLSLKKKSENGFSPPVTCIIADGYVVYSFEVAEELRLPTFTFVSHGACFLQAYHSIPLLIQQCHLPFRDDNINYQIQCVPGLEGLLRRKNLPPVCLLNLEADNPSFQEHLKDILGMKRSSGVIINTFNDLEVQCLPHVATHFQKFYTVGPLHAFLNSKIGNDSHLVASHASLWKAEKKCIAWLDSQPLRSVLYVSFGTLARRSISQLLEFWHGLVDSGHRFLWVVRPDVILEEEGENVIIPEQLQVGAKENGYIVDWAPQEQVLAHNAVGGFLTHCGWNSILESIIARIPMICWPHTNDQNINTDLVCKVLKIGIELEAFNRSSVKSTVETLMGSKRKALQKSVDKFANCAQDGIGHGGSSNHNLEMLVTDIKKIKTEELKVHL, encoded by the exons ATGGAGCAACCTCATGTAATTGTCCATCCTTTACCAGTTCAAGGCCATATCAAACCCATGTTATGCCTTGCACAGCTTCTTAGTGAAGCTGGCCTTTACACAACATTTCTCATCACCCACCATGCTCAAAAGCGCATGGCAAACTTCCCTGCCCTCACTACCCAATTCCCAAATATCCATTTCGAATTCATCTCCGATGGCTTCCCGGACGATCACCCACGAGATGTGAATTCCGGTTTCTTCAGcgatattaaaattaaaaccaagCCACATTTCAAACAATTCCTCCTCTCCCTTAAAAAGAAGAGTGAGAATGGCTTCTCCCCTCCGGTGACTTGTATCATAGCAGATGGATATGTggtttattcatttgaagtagcAGAGGAGTTGAGACTTCCTACTTTCACATTTGTTTCCCATGGTGCTTGTTTCTTACAAGCGTATCATAGTATTCCATTACTTATTCAACAATGTCACCTTCCTTTTCGAG ACGATAACATAAACTACCAAATTCAATGTGTGCCTGGACTCGAAGGCCTTCTGAGGCGCAAAAATTTGCCTCCTGTATGTTTGTTGAATTTAGAAGCAGACAACCCTTCTTTTCAGGAGCATCTCAAAGATATTCTCGGAATGAAACGATCTTCCGGTGTTATAATCAACACCTTTAATGACCTTGAAGTTCAATGCCTCCCACATGTAGCAACCCACTTTCAGAAGTTTTACACAGTGGGACCTCTTCATGCATTCTTGAATTCTAAAATTGGAAATGACTCCCATTTGGTCGCATCTCATGCTTCTCTTTGGAAAGCAGAGAAAAAATGCATTGCTTGGCTAGATTCACAGCCATTGAGATCTGTACTCTATGTAAGTTTTGGGACTTTGGCTAGAAGATCGATTTCtcaattgcttgaattttggcatggaTTGGTGGATAGTGGACACAGATTCTTGTGGGTAGTACGCCCAGACGTTATACTGGAAGAGGAAGGAGAAAATGTGATAATACCTGAACAACTTCAAGTGGGAGCTAAAGAAAATGGGTATATAGTTGACTGGGCTCCACAAGAACAGGTATTGGCCCACAATGCTGTTGGTGGGTTTTTAACCCATTGTGGTTGGAACTCCATTTTAGAGAGTATTATAGCTAGAATTCCAATGATATGTTGGCCACACACAAATGATCAGAATATCAATACGGATCTTGTTTGCAAAGTGCTGAAAATTGGGATTGAATTGGAGGCGTTTAATAGGTCATCCGTGAAGTCAACAGTTGAAACATTGATGGGAAGCAAAAGAAAAGCGTTGCAGAAGTCGGTGGATAAGTTTGCAAACTGTGCACAGGATGGCATTGGACATGGTGGATCTTCAAATCACAACCTAGAAATGTTGGTCACAGATATTAAGAAAATCAAAACAGAAGAGCTAAAGGTTCATCTTTAA
- the LOC132804004 gene encoding LOW QUALITY PROTEIN: uncharacterized protein LOC132804004 (The sequence of the model RefSeq protein was modified relative to this genomic sequence to represent the inferred CDS: deleted 1 base in 1 codon), which produces MSEYSKTEKVEELASLDDGYDSDPTIPPENLTKDERRVWFKQRLPQVALLSSTNLTKQFHGRVLEFLKNGCSIQFYMIWFSPVKFFGTREFSAIDTLFNSHPQGCLMIISRTMDSTRGYRILKPLLDRGFKVLAVTPDLPFLVKNTPAEAWLEGLKSGKIDPGFIPLPQNLCNLIRLTVLYKYGGVYLDTDIIILRDFSELRNSIGAQSIDPVTKQWKLLNDAVMVFDMNHPILLDFIREFSLSFNGNIWGFNGPFMLTRVMKRVGSRSDYNVTVMPPEAFYPVDWLKIHRLFKKQVIAAERKWVQSKLNELNGNGGKTFALHLWNKKSKKLKVGERSVMEKLILDHCVICENIFAETSGNFFFN; this is translated from the exons ATGTCAGAGTACAGCAAAACTG AAAAGGTTGAGGAATTAGCTTCGTTAGATGATGGATATGATAGTGATCCAACGATTCCTCCAGAAAACCTCACAAAAGACGAAAGAAGAGTGTGGTTCAAACAAAGACTTCCTCAGGTTGCGTTACTCAGTTCAACCAACTTGACCAAGCAATTTCATGGCCGGGTTTTGGAGTTTCTCAAGAATGGCTGCAGCATCCAATTCTACATGATTTGGTTCTCACCAGTG AAGTTCTTCGGAACCCGAGAATTCTCGGCCATAGACACCCTATTCAATTCCCACCCTCAAGGTTGCTTGATGATCATATCAAGAACCATGGATTCCACACGCGGCTAtaggatcctaaaaccattactGGATCGCGGTTTCAAAGTTCTTGCTGTAACTCCAGACTTGCCCTTCCTAGTGAAGAACACCCCAGCTGAAGCTTGGCTTGAAGGGCTGAAGAGCGGCAAGATAGACCCTGGTTTTATCCCATTGCCACAAAACCTCTGCAACCTCATTAGACTTACGGTTTTATACAAATATGGAGGTGTTTATTTGGACACAGACATTATAATTCTGAGAGATTTCTCAGAGCTGAGGAATTCAATTGGAGCACAAAGTATAGATCCAGTGACAAAGCAATGGAAACTATTGAATGATGCAGTAATGGTGTTTGATATGAACCATCCAATTCTACTTGATTTTATAAGGGAGTTCTCATTATCTTTCAATGGAAACATATGGGGGTTCAATGGACCTTTTATGCTTACTAGGGTTAtgaagagagtaggaagtagatCTGATTATAATGTTACAGTGATGCCGCCGGAGGCATTTTATCCGGTGGATTGGCTTAAGATTCACAGGCTTTTCAAGAAGCAAGTGATCGCGGCGGAGAGGAAATGGGTGCAAAGCAAACTGAATGAGCTAAATGGCAATGGTGGAAAGACTTTTGCATTGCACTTATGGAATAAGAAAAGCAAGAAGTTGAAGGTTGGAGAGAGAAGTGTCATGGAAAAATTAATCTTAGATCATTGTGTCATTTGTGAGAACATATTTGCCGAAACATCAGGAAATTTTTTCTTCAACTAA
- the LOC107430694 gene encoding 7-deoxyloganetic acid glucosyltransferase translates to MEHQQPHVVVHPLPVQGHIKPLLCLAQLLSEAGLYVSFVITHHTHKRLENLSALTAQFPNLHFEPFSDGLPDDHPRCLNFDFFIDIKTKTKPFFKDLLLSLDTKSEKGLSPPVTCVINDGYLSYPLEVAEELRIPLFTFIAHSACFLLTYYSIPKLIEEGHVPFSDNNMNLEINGIAGLEGILRRKNLPPACMMKEVTSPLFKQCLDESLAMNRASGLIINTFDDLEVQCLPHVANKFCKVYSIGPLHAFLNSKIGNQSQLIASHASLWKAEQSCIAWLDSQTLKSVVYVSFGTLAKRSVSQLLEFSHGLVNSGHPFLWVIHPDVVLDEERENAMPEELQKGVKENGCIVDWAPQEEVLAHKAVGGFVTHCGWNSTLESIMARIPLICWPYTSDQNINADLVSKVLRIGVELEGCDRQTIESTIRALMDGRKEEFQNSIDKIAKCGLDGIGHGGSSNQNLEFLVEDIKKIKSLE, encoded by the exons ATGGAGCATCAACAGCCTCATGTAGTGGTTCATCCATTACCAGTGCAAGGCCATATTAAACCATTGCTATGCCTTGCTCAGCTACTTAGTGAAGCCGGACTTTATGTCTCTTTTGTCATTACCCATCACACTCACAAGCGCTTAGAAAACCTCTCTGCTCTCACCGCTCAATTCCCAAATCTCCATTTTGAACCCTTCTCTGATGGCCTGCCCGACGACCATCCTCGCTGCCTCAATTTCGACTTTTTCATTGACATCAAAACGAAAACCAAACCATTTTTCAAAGATCTACTACTCTCCCTTGACACCAAATCGGAGAAGGGTCTGTCCCCACCGGTCACTTGTGTCATAAACGATGGATATCTGTCTTATCCTCTTGAAGTTGCCGAGGAGTTGAGGATTCCTTTGTTCACTTTCATTGCGCATAGTGCTTGTTTCTTGTTGACTTATTATAGTATCCCAAAGCTCATTGAAGAGGGTCATGTTCCTTTTTCAG ATAACAACATGAATCTTGAAATTAATGGTATTGCTGGACTAGAAGGCATTCTTCGGCGCAAAAATCTACCACCAGCTTGTATGATGAAAGAAGTAACCTCCCCTTTGTTTAAGCAGTGTCTCGATGAAAGCCTCGCAATGAATCGAGCTTCGGGTCTCATAATCAACACCTTCGATGACCTTGAAGTTCAATGCCTCCCTCACGTAGCTAACAAATTTTGCAAAGTTTATTCAATCGGACCTCTTCATGCATTCTTAAATTCGAAAATCGGAAATCAATCCCAATTGATAGCTTCTCATGCTTCTCTTTGGAAAGCAGAGCAGAGTTGCATTGCCTGGTTAGATTCACAGACATTGAAATCCGTTGTTTATGTAAGTTTTGGTACTTTGGCAAAAAGGTCAGTTTCCCAATTGCTTGAATTTTCGCATGGTTTGGTAAATAGCGGACACCCATTCTTGTGGGTGATACACCCAGATGTTGTATTGGATGAGGAAAGAGAGAATGCGATGCCTGAAGAGCTTCAAAAGGGTGTTAAAGAAAATGggtgtatagtagattgggccCCACAAGAAGAGGTTTTGGCCCACAAAGCTGTTGGTGGGTTTGTCACACATTGTGGTTGGAACTCCACTTTAGAGAGTATTATGGCTAGAATTCCATTGATCTGTTGGCCATACACAAGCGACCAGAATATCAATGCTGATCTTGTTAGCAAAGTTTTGAGAATTGGGGTTGAATTGGAAGGGTGTGATAGGCAAACCATAGAGTCAACGATAAGGGCATTGATGGATGGTAGAAaggaagaatttcaaaattcgatTGATAAAATTGCAAAATGTGGATTGGATGGTATTGGACATGGTGGATCTTCCAATCAGAATTTGGAATTCCTGGTCGAAGATATCAAAAAGATCAAGAGCTTAGAGTAg
- the LOC125418976 gene encoding 7-deoxyloganetic acid glucosyltransferase gives MKRETTPHFKELLLSLGRKSLTGSSPPVTCIIADGVLPFAVGVAEELGIPIFSFCVHSARFLWGYLNIPKLIEEGQLPFSDGNLYHSINGVPGLEGIFRRKDLPEFCILPDPHHPIINFFVVETIAMTKTSGLILNTFDELEDSCIYHVSSACNNLYTVGPLHAYINSKLGDRARTIASHGSLYSVEEKCL, from the exons ATGAAGAGAGAAACCACACCACATTTCAAAGAGCTCCTTCTTTCCCTTGGAAGAAAATCCTTGACTGGTTCTTCACCACCGGTTACTTGTATTATTGCAGATGGAGTTTTGCCTTTTGCTGTTGGAGTTGCAGAGGAGTTGGGTATTCCTATATTTTCATTCTGTGTTCACAGTGCTCGTTTCTTGTGGGGATACCTTAATATCCCAAAGCTCATTGAAGAAGGTCAACTTCCTTTTTCAG ATGGCAACTTGTATCACAGTATCAATGGAGTTCCTGGACTGGAAGGCATTTTCCGGCGCAAAGACTTACCGGAATTTTGCATTTTACCAGATCCACACCACCCTATTATAAACTTCTTTGTCGTTGAGACCATTGCCATGACAAAAACTTCAGGTCTTATTCTCAACACTTTTGATGAACTGGAAGATTCATGCATCTACCATGTCTCTAGCGCTTGTAACAATCTTTACACAGTTGGACCTCTACATGCTTACATAAATTCTAAACTCGGAGATCGAGCTCGGACGATAGCATCTCACGGTTCTCTCTACAGCGTAGAGGAGAAATGCTTGTAA